One stretch of Toxoplasma gondii ME49 chromosome XI, whole genome shotgun sequence DNA includes these proteins:
- a CDS encoding proteasome beta subunit (encoded by transcript TGME49_314090), with amino-acid sequence MDAYNGSAVVAMAGKDCVGIASDTRLGVNQFGTVSADFQKVFKMNNHTFVGLAGLATDVQTVHKELVFRSNLYQLREEVTEMPPEIMSNVVSSMLYGRRFAPYFVSPVVAGLHPETHQPFLSAFDYIGAACYAKDFVCNGTSAEQLVGVCESLWKPDMNEDELMETLSQSLLAAVDRDCVAGWGAVVHVLTPNTITTRRLKCRMD; translated from the exons ATG gATGCGTACAACGGAAGCGCCGTGGTGGCGATGGCGGGGAAAGACTGCGTGGGCATTGCGTCCGACACGCGTCTCGGAGTCAATCAGTTTGGCACTGTCAGCGCAGACTTCCAGAAAGTCTTCAAAATGAACAACCACACCTTCGTCGGCCTCGCCGGCCTCGCCACTGACGTCCAgacggt ACACAAAGAACTCGTCTTCCGCTCGAACTTGTACCAGCTGCGCGAGGAAGTCACCGAAATGCCGCCAGAGATCATGTCAAACGTCGTTTCCTCCATGCTCTACGGTCGCCGCTTCGCTCCTTactttgtctctcctgtcgtcG CTGGCCTTCACCCGGAGACACACCagccctttctctctgccttcgacTACATCGGCGCGGCTTGCTACGCAAAAGATTTCGTCTGCAATGGAACTTCTGCCGAGCAACTCGTGGGAGTCTGCGAATCTCTCTGGAAGCCGGACAtg aacgaagacgaactCATGGAAACTCTCTCACAGAGTCTCCTGGCTGCTGTGGACCGAGACTGCGTGGCTGGTTGGGGTGCCGTCGTCCACGTTTT
- a CDS encoding tetratricopeptide repeat-containing protein (encoded by transcript TGME49_314100), which yields MEANASENSKLSESPVANAEENRVEDAAMSDSLSSVQTDDEKAKDEDEETVDGTPEERMTLALSCKDAGNDVFKSGDVSAAKAKYTEGLKQLKDLDFPDAKRLRVALNSNVAMCCIKTQEWSAAIAAANAVLQEEPENVKALYRRGVARSAFGFYAEAKADLLQVARLDPKNADARKELEKVKERIAKHNAEKKKAFSGLFDRAAGMYADREEQMRQKRLQEEEEEKRRQEMWEKEMEERREKGEEEISFADWKEERRKVEEEKKDKQRREQTSSPSSSPSTTASSGRTSKKTGGVESLELDEEDEKIINETKKMGYCYFRRDLTEEEKKLNAQHRPTRIEPAANAATSGASAGSSPVASNAENSAGGAAKQSGVSSWNSAGTTYEEKDVSEWAKKRFEARLKEAKVLRGNDIDSLLQNPEHLVNTLQGSAKGGDSADPLASLQKLMGQFMQTEIKCKEVTGLTGDAQVVVMRGTKRFLFEFACTVVFEVSGELSLPDSGLVPTAGDKDGTKFSYKGEITLPEVSSADGKGEAWLTGSRIKMKQKVDPRNQPIVDECIEAFKKQLVHQIHQFLSDFSKIA from the exons ATGGAAGCAAACGCATCAGAGAACTCGAAACTGTCGGAATCTCCCGTCGCGAATGCTGAGGAGAACCGCGTGGAGGACGCAGCCATGAGCGACTCACTGtcgagtgtacagacagacgacgagaaggccaaagacgaagacgaggagactgTAGACGGAACCCCGGAAGAAAGGATGACACTTGCACTCTCCTGCAAAGACGCAGGAAACGACGTTttcaagagtggagacgtCTCGGCAGCGAAAGCAAAGTACACC GAGGGACTGAAGCAACTGAAAGACTTGGACTTTCCGGACGCGAAGCGACTGCGCGTGGCGCTGAACTCGAACGTGGCGATGTGCTGCATCAAAACCCAGGAGTGGTCTGCGGCGATTGCTGCGGCGAACGCCGTCCTGCAGGAAGAGCCTGAAAATGTGAAG GCTCTGTATCGTCGGGGCGTGGCTCGCAGTGCCTTCGGTTTTTAtgcggaggcgaaggcggacTTGCTTCAAGTAGCTCGTCTCGATCcgaagaacgcagacgccCGGAAAGAGCTGGAGAAAGTGAAAGAACGCATTGCCAAACATAAcgctgagaagaaaaag GCCTTTAGCGGCTTGTTCGACAGAGCCGCGGGCATGTACGCGGACAGGGAAGAGCAAATGCGCCAGAAGCGGTtgcaggaggaggaggaagagaagaggcgacaagAAATGTGGGAAAAGGAAatggaagagaggagag agaagggagaagaagagatttCTTTTGCAGACTGGAAGGAGGAGCGCCGGAAagtggaggaggagaagaaagacaagcagcgaagagagcagaccagctctccgtcttcgtctccgtcaaCGACAG cttcctcgGGGAGAACGAGCAAGAAGACAGGGGGCGTGGAGTCTCTGGagctcgacgaagaagacgagaaaatcatcaacgaaacgaagaagatggGGTACTGCTACTTCCGTCGGGACTTAaccgaagaggaaaagaagctaAATGCTCAGCACCGCCCGACAAGAATCGAACCAGCCGCGAATGCAGCGACCTCCGGAGCCTCAGCAGGGAGCTCTCCAGTTGCTTCCAATGCCGAGAAT TCCGCGGGTGGAGCAGCCAAGCAGagcggcgtttcttcttggaACTCCGCAGGAACAACTTACGAGGAAAAAG acgTTTCGGAGTGGGCAAAAAAACGATTTGAGGCGCGActgaaggaagcgaaagtcCTTCGCGGCAACGACATCGATTCGCTGCTGCAGAACCCTGAGCATCTCGTCAACACTCTCCAG gGATCGGCAAAGGGTGGGGACTCTGCAgatcctctcgcgtctctgcagaaactcATGGGGCAGTTCATGCAGACAGAAATCAAG TGCAAGGAGGTGACAGGACTGACGGGAGATGCCCAGGTCGTCGTGATGCGCGGGACGAAACGCTTCCTGTTTgagtttgcatgcacggtCGTCTTCGAAGTTTCGGGGGAACTCTCGCTTCCCGACAGTGGACTCGTGCCGACTGCCGGAGACAAAGATGGCACCAAGTTCTCTTACAAGG GAGAGATTACTCTACCGGAAGTGAGCAGTGCAGACGGCAAGGGCGAGGCGTGGCTGACGGGCAGTCGCATCAAAATGAAGCAGAAAGTGGATCCCCGGAACCAACCAA tTGTCGACGAGTGCATTGAGGCCTTCAAGAAGCAGCTGGTCCACCAGATTCACCAATTTCTCTCAGACTTCTCCAAGATAGCGTAA